From one Solea solea chromosome 15, fSolSol10.1, whole genome shotgun sequence genomic stretch:
- the LOC131474341 gene encoding protein scribble homolog, whose protein sequence is MSDKQVESSDCLRDRRNPHTNLPLRTSSQTCTTTGLSWAPDKDSLQEGTQELPVSDRVCGRYSSAEKGAQEIEQLEEDGQLSESDATPHRLCHERGETHECRKFQHRRALTAGSGLHGDPVHNRKTSSIAGHQKSSLASEKTPPHESFISQVLLRLQIKLSDQRDCLGISIAGGKGSLPYKDRDEGIFISRVTKGGPSEKAGIHVGDRLLEVDGLNVQGATHHEAVSALRNAGSIIKMTVLRERLLTGEPFEQDEPCDPLDDVTGRQPCRVQRSEQPKIECGGDCLMKRIEAAVCNGNGISDMKSDLNFTLSEQEEDASIKNDSLQIGKHTMTIPRIILTHPSTSDEDVELLTQSLGREPLHDFYISDRHPDCFDSAFYPP, encoded by the exons ATGTCCGAT AAGCAGGTGGAGTCCTCCGACTGTCTCCGGGATCGTAGAAATCCCCACACTAACCTGCCCCTCAGGACCAGTAGCCAAACCTGCACCACCACAGGCCTCAGCTGGGCACCAGACAAAGATAGTCTGCAGGAGGGAACCCAAGAGCTCCCAGTCAGTGACCGTGTGTGTGGTCGCTACTCCAGTGCAGAAAAGGGCGCACAGGAAATTGAGCAACTCGAGGag GATGGCCAGCTGTCGGAGAGTGATGCCACACCACATCGCTTATGCCACGAGAGAGGTGAAACCCATGAGTGCAGGAAATTTCAGCATCGCCGAGCTCTCACTGCTGGGTCTGGTCTCCATGGAGACCCTGTCCACAATAGAAAGACGTCCTCCATCGCAGGGCACCAGAAATCTTCTCTGGCATCAGAAAAGACCCCTCCTCACGAATCATTCATCTCCCAAGTGCTATTAAGA TTGCAGATTAAGCTGTCTGACCAGAGGGATTGTCTTGGGATCAGTATTGCCGGAGGGAAAGGCTCTCTGCCTTACAAAGACCGTGATGAG GGGATTTTTATCTCCCGCGTAACAAAGGGAGGTCCATCCGAAAAGGCAGGAATCCATGTTGGAGACAGGTTACTGGAG GTCGACGGGCTCAACGTGCAGGGGGCGACCCACCACGAGGCGGTCAGTGCCCTCAGGAATGCTGGGAGCATAATCAAGATGACAGTACTGAGAGAGAGGCTGCTCACCGGGGAGCCTTTTGAGCAAGACGAGCCTTGCGATCCTCTGGACGACGTGACGGGACGACAGCCCTGCAGGGTTCAGAGAAGCGAGCAGCCCAAGATTGAATGTGGAGGAGACTGTTTGATGAAGAGAATTGAGGCGGCTGTTTGCAATGGCAATGGCATC TCTGATATGAAGAGCGACCTGAACTTTACTCTATCTGAACAGGAGGAAGATGCATCAATAAAAAATGACTCACTTCAAATTGGAAAGCACACAATGACC ATCCCGCGGATCATCCTCACTCATCCCTCTACATCAGATGAAGATGTAGAGCTCTTGACACAAAGCCTCGGCAGAGAGCCGCTGCATGACTTTTACATTTCTGACAGACACCCCGACTGTTTCGATAGCGCTTTCTACCCACCGTGA
- the lrrc1 gene encoding leucine-rich repeat-containing protein 1 yields MFHCIPLWRCNRHVEMIDKRHCSLLYVPDEIYRYGRSLEELLLDANQLRDLPKPFFQLVKLRKLGLSDNEIQRLPPEVANFMQLVELDISRNDIMEIPESISYCKALQVADFSGNPLTRLPETFPELRNLTCLSINDISLQVLPENIGNLSNLISLELRENLLTFLPESLSLLHKLEELDLGNNELYCLPESIGCLVSLKDLWLDGNQLAEVPAEMGSMKSLVCLDVSENKLGHLPEELGCLLALTDLMVSQNFIDALPDSIGKLRKLSILKADQNKLTYLPESIGYCESLTELVLTENHLQSLPRTIGRLKRLSNFNCDRNQLMSLPKEIGGCSGLNVFCVRENRLTRIPSELSQATELHVFDVSGNRLTHLPMSLTTLRLKALWLSENQSQPLLTFQTDEDPETGEKVLTCVLLPQQPFEADNKGSDKLARFGALESLVNDMADDTWDNKAVNRISAIHFLDDDDDEEDDEKGTLLRRATPHPGELKTMKKAAENLRNDLNAAKGLDSNKNEVNNAADGVTTSV; encoded by the exons CCATTTTTCCAGCTGGTGAAGCTAAGAAAACTTGGCCTGAGTGACAACGAGATCCAGAGACTTCCACCAGAAGTAGCCAACTTCATGCAGCTCGTAGAACTGGACATCTCTCGAAATG ATATTATGGAAATTCCAGAGAGCATTTCATACTGCAAAGCCCTCCAAGTGGCAGATTTCAGTGGAAATCCATTAACAAG GTTACCCGAGACCTTTCCAGAGCTGCGGAATCTAACGTGTCTTTCCATCAATGATATTTCATTGCAAGTTCTTCCAGAAAACATTGGAAA CCTTTCCAACTTGATCTCATTAGAACTCAGAGAAAATCTGCTCACATTCCTTCCAGA GTCACTATCGTTGCTTCATAAACTTGAAGAGCTCGACCTCGGAAATAATGAACTATATTGTCTG CCGGAGTCAATAGGCTGTCTTGTCAGCTTGAAGGACTTATGGCTGGATGGAAACCAGTTGGCTGAAGTACCTGCA GAGATGGGCAGTATGAAAAGCCTGGTGTGTCTGGATGTGTCGGAAAACAAACTGGGGCACCTTCCCGAGGAACTGGGATGTCTCCTGGCACTAACTGACCTGATGGTGTCCCAGAACTTCATCGATGCTCTACCTGATAGCATTG GAAAACTACGGAAACTTTCTATCCTGAAAGCTGACCAGAATAAACTAACTTATCTTCCAGAGAGCATTGGCTACTGTGAAAGTCTAACTGAACTTGTGCTCACAGAGAACCATCTacag AGTTTACCAAGGACTATTGGGAGATTGAAGCGTCTTTCCAACTTCAATTGTGACAGAAACCAGCTAATGTCTCTGCCTAAAGAG ATCGGTGGCTGCAGCGGGTTGAATGTCTTCTGTGTACGAGAGAACAGGCTGACGAGGATACCGTCAGAGCTGTCCCAGGCCACAGAGCTGCATGTGTTCGACGTCTCTGGAAATAG GCTCACACACTTACCGATGTCACTGACCACACTGCGGCTGAAAGCTTTGTGGTTGTCCGAAAACCAGTCGCAGCCTCTCCTCACCTTTCAGACCGATGAGGATCCCGAGACGGGCGAGAAGGTGCTcacctgtgtgctgctgcctcagcAGCCATTTGAGGCCGACAACAAAG GTTCTGATAAACTTGCCCGATTTGGAGCCCTGGAGAGCCTGGTAAATGACATGGCAGATGACACGTGGGACAACAAAGCCGTGAACAGGATCAGTGCCATCCACTtcctggatgatgatgatgatgaggaggatgatgaaaaG GGAACTCTACTGCGGCGAGCCACGCCTCACCCCGGTGAGCTGAAAACGATGAAGAAGGCGGCCGAGAACCTCCGCAATGACCTGAATGCTGCCAAAGGCCTGGACTCCAACAAAAATGAGGTCAATAACGCTGCAGATGGAGTGACAACGTCTGTGTGA